Within Salarias fasciatus chromosome 15, fSalaFa1.1, whole genome shotgun sequence, the genomic segment CGGTGTCGAGTTTGATGTTGGGTTTGGACCCAAACAGCATCTTAGTCTTGATGATTTGACAAGTCCAGTTCTTTTTGAACTTGCACAATTTGCATTAGCCATGAATTCATCCCAGCAGGAATTCATCCTGGAGATTCTTGAGAACAACTTTGACTTGTGCCTGCAAAGTGAACGCCATCAAAAAACCTTCATGTGTGAAGTCATGAAGCGAGTAAGAGAACTTCAAAAATGTGAGGATGCGGTGAAATTCTCAAAAGAGGGTTTTGAACTTCCAGTTTCAGTGTCACCTGTTGACAGTGTTTATCAGAGCAGTGTCATTGCTGAACCCAGCCCCATGTCCAACATTGGATATTGTGAAGGTAGACCAGTGTGTGGTCCTAATTCTCATGCTGAAGCTGGAGTGGACTTACCTTCAGAACCTGAATCTGTTTCAGAGGACGACATGGATCTTTACCCTTTCTGTAAGGACATTGGTCTGAGGCTTCAAGCTGAATGCAGGCGTTCAACTGGAAAAGTTGCCATCAATAAACTGACCAAAGGAGCAATGACTGAAGTGGTGAAATTTGCAGAAACATTGTGTGGAGCCTTTGAAGAGATCTGCATGGATGTGCTCAGACACAACTTTGACTTGGAAAGTATGGATTCTTACCTTGCAACAACGATTTTTGCTCAGGTCGTTGTTGCAACTAAACTGAAGAATCTATCAGATAACTTCTCTTGCAGAATAATGAAACATTCCATGGCAGATCCTTCAATTCTCATGCATGGAAGAAAGCCCAGTGACACAGAAGCACACAATAATCCCAACTTGTTATTGTGGATGCTGCGAGAAAATCATGTTAAACATATCCTTTCAGTGCTTCATGGAGATCAGTGTCCACTTTATTCTTACTCCAGGTGTAAGAAATTAGGCCTTGATTTTAATGTGGGGTCTGGAGTGAAACGCAGCCTTGATCCAAAATGCCTAACAAATGGCATCATGGTTGAACTTGCCACTTTTGCCAAGACACTGCAGTTATCTGAAAATGATTTCATGACAGAGATTTTGGAGTTTAATTTTGATCTAAATTTCAACAACGAACTTCATCGCAGTGCTTTTACAAAACAACTGAGCGCAGAtgtttttcagctcatttcaagAAACAAGAAATTCCCACTGAAGAACAAACAACATTTTGAGCTCCCTGACTTGAGATGTTTAGAAGAATGCACTCCAGACTGTCCCAAATGTTACCAAGACAGGATTGAAACCTGTTTTCAGGatgaatctgaatctgatcaCATGCCTCATGTTCGTCCTCATAACATCACTGATGAATCACGAGCTCATATCTGCACACAACCAAAGTTTGCAAAGATCCCAGTCTCTAATTTCTCATCAGCAGAAATTTTGACCAAGCCCTACCATCACAGTAAGGAAGCTGGTTTAAGCCTGTGTGTGGACAGAGACCACCCAAAAGAGAAGTTAGACTTGCATGTTCTGACGGAGGAAGTGATGCTTGATGTATATCATTTTGCCCAAAAACTGTGTGGAGCAGAAACTGAGATCATTCATGATGTTCTTGAGCACAACTTCAACTTGACACAGAATCACATTAAAGATCTGACTCGACATTTCTGTGACAGAATGAGAGCAAACATTGAGCAGCTCGCCTGGTTCAATGAAGTTGTTGATCTTGATAAAGCTATTTCGAAAGTACCCCAAAATAATGGTGTTAGTTGCTCTGAAAAAGTATCCAGTTGTGAGGGTGCTTCCCATTTCATGGCCACTAATGATTTACCCAGTTCACCTGTCAACACAGATGTGAGTTCACCATCGTCAGATGTACCTGAAGAAGTCATGATGCAAGAaagtgaaacagaagaagagacCCTCAAAACAGAGACCAACATGTGGAAGTTTCGTTCCTACTATGTGACAAAAATCGTACATGCTTTTTCGAAGGAACTTTCCCCATACTGGCTCGTGGGACACTTCGAGTTTGATGTTGGATCTGGGCCgcccaaaaacaaaagcagtgacAAAGTGACGTCCTCGGTTCTATACAGAGTTGTTCATTTTGCATTAGCACTGAGTTCATCCCAGCAGAATGTCCTTGTGGATATTCTAGAATACAACTTTAACTTAGGCCTGCAGAGTGAATACCAGAAAATAACATTTGCACATGAAGTCATGAAAAGAGTCCAGGAATTATTAGCCCGTGACGACAGAGATAACGTTTTGAAAGAGGTGTTTGTTTTGCCAGGTTCCCTGTCATTTAGTAATGTGAAGTGTGAGAGTGATGACAGTGTTGATTCTGAACCTGAAACTTCACAGACAGCTTCAGACCTTTATCCATTCTGCAAGAAGATTGGTTTGAAGCTCAATGTGAGTTTCTGTCACCCAGATAAAAAGCTCGAACTCCACAAACTGACAAACGGAGCAGTGATTGAGGTTGTGAATTTTGCAGAAAAATTGTGTGGAAGCTACGAGCAGATTTGTGTCGATGTCCTGCGGCACAACTTTGATCTTGATTCACAGATATCAGATTCTGATCTTGCTCAAAATATTCTTTCGCAGGTTCCTTTTGCCATTGAGGAAACTAATTTTCGATATTTTTGCAGAAAAACGAAGTTTGTGACCAGAATCAATTTAAATGTCATGGACTCTCAGACGAATGCATCTCCACAAACATGCACTACGAGTTCAGTTAAAGCAGAGATGAACCAGAGTGCAAGTCAGCCCGGTGACGTTGAAGCACAAAATGATCCATATTTGCTGTTGTGGAAACTCCGAGCCAATCGAGTTCAGCAAATCCTCTCAGTGCCCCACAAAGACCAGTGTCCACTTTACTCTTACAGCAGATGTAAGACATTCGGCATTGATTTTGATGTAGGATCTGGTTTGAAACGTCGTCTTGATCCAAAACTATTGACCAATGGCATCATATGTGAACTTTTCACTTTTGCCACCGAACTCGGGTCATCTATGAAACATTTTATGACAGAGATTTTGGAGTACAATTTCAATCTGCACTTCAACAATACACTTCACCGAAGTGCTTTTGCAAACTCACTGATGGAGAAAGTCAAAATCATGAATCGGATACCGCCCACATTGCGATGGATATCACTCTTTGATCTTCCAGATGAGAGATTGATTCAGGAAGTGGCACCATTTTACACCAATTGTCCTGTCGATCTTTCCCATACCATGATGAATGTTGTCTCTGCTGATGCAAACCATGAGAAAATTGCTGCAAATGCTCCAATGTCCACCTTCCCCGCAACAGAGGTGATAACAAAGCAATACCATTTCTCCAAGAAAGCTGGTCTGAGCTTGTGTGTGGATAAGGCTCACCCGAAAGTTAAACTGGACAAAGGAGCACTAACATGTCAAGTTATGCAGGATGTGTACAGCTTTTCCAAAAAACTTTGTGGAACAAAGCTTCAAACGGTTAATGATATCCTTGAGCACAACTTAGACCTGGACAAAAAGATTCATGTGGACAACATTGCAAGCCTTTTTTTCAGTCGACTATACTTATATAAAGGAGATCCTGCCTGGTTCCATGAAGTTCTTGACATTAAGCAAAGtccaaaagaaaaagtgaaattgaGAGACCCACCTCCTGTTCTGAGTCGTGAaagatttgatttatttcaaaaaaggaaacaggacATGCAGAAAGTGACGGATATCTCCAGTGAATCGCAGAACAATAGTGTGGGTCAACATCATCTTGCCGAATGTCAGTCAGGAGAAGACTACATGTGCCCTCTGGAAGAGGACATAGATTCAGAAAATGATGTGGATGATAATCAGTGTGTCAGTCAAGCCAGGTGGGACTTTTCCAGTGGAGCACAGATGAATGATGTGGGTAAACATCACCTCACCACCAGTGATGCTGCATTGACTTCGAAAGTGGACACACCTATGAGCTCACAAAGTCAGCCAAATGAATGCCAGTTGGAAGGTGATGAAGACAAACATGTTCCAATAAGTTGGCAAAATGGTTGCATCATCAACCACAACATGGACCCAGAGCTCAAATTTGGAAATTGTGGGCCAACCATTTGAGACAACTCATCCTATTTATAAAATCGATGTCCCATCAGACCTTCAATTGTTTAGGTGCCCCATGTTTTCCAggtgcttcaacacagctgaatctGAGGAAGGTGCCATGAGCAACTCAATCAGAAAGTCTGATCACAAGTCACTCCTTACAGTCAGCCATAACGAAGcagggagacactgaaaacatgcagagctgTGGCCCTCCAGTATCTGAGTTTGAGACAGTTCTTGCAGACTTTGATGTTGGCTTTCAGCCTAAAAGAAACTTGAGTCCTGATCATTTGACTAAATATGCTCTTTTTTGCATTGCTGTGTTTGCACTTGAGATGAATGCATCCCAAGAAGAATTCATGATGGAGATTCTTAAAAATAACTTTGACTTATGCCTAAAGAGCATAGACAGTGAGAAATCCTTTGCAAGTGAAGTCATAAAACAAGTAAGAGAGCTTGTTAACTGTGGGGAAGCAGCGAAAGATTTAAGGGAGGTGTTCAAATTTCCAGGCTTCGTgtcattcagcagcagcagtactgAATCTGAACCACACCCCACATCAAGCACAGAAGAAAGTGATGTTTCTCCGATGGCTGCTCCAAGTCTGTCTGCTGAAAATGACTGAGCACTGAAACTTCCCAGAACAATGTGGATCTTTGCCCGTTCTGCAACGACATTGGTTTGAAGCTCACTGTATGTGGCTGTCGACCAAACAAAACACTTGAAGTCAACAAATTGACCATAGAAGCAACGATTGAAGCAACGATTCAGATCTGGCAAGAAAAATTCTTGAACAGGTTCCTCTTGTGGTTGCACAAATAAATCTTGAGAACAATTTCAAAAGAGTAACATCCCAAAGAAAATTTAACCCAATTGACATAAACTGCCAGGACAGACCAAGTTCAGAATCATGCAGTACTGGCCCCATCAGAGCAAATGTTGACCACAGTATGAGCATCCGCTGTGACATTAAAGTGCGATATGACCCAGATTTACTGCTGTGGAGACTACAAGCAAATCGTATTCAGCAGATACTCTCTGTGCCTCATGGAGAACAATGCCCATTTTACAGACTGGTCCTGTGAATCTGGAGACATTGAAGAGGAGATGCAGGATCCACACAGCTATATCCCAGAAATGGACTTTGAAGACAGTTATCCATCTTGGCATGATGCCAGTGGAATTCTGGACAGAGATTTAGTCTCGGTTAAACCTGAAGAGTTCAGTGGGAATATGTACTTGACAGAATGTCCATCTGGAAAAGTTGATGTCGGAGAAGAGCCACAAATGGAAGGTGTCCAGGATTCTGCCCTGTCTGCACCACAAGTGTCTGACATACAACAGAATGTCATTTTACCATTCAGACCAGTGCATGATGGAAACAGTATCCAGTTCTAACACTGTGCAGTGTGAACCTCTGCAATACTCTGTGGTGATAATCAAAGATCAGGAGCAACAGAATGTGCCAGATCAATGATACTGTTTTGTGTCAATGAGTCAAGTTGACATCAGGTGTTCATGTAAAAAGTTTACACATCCAGCAGGTATGAAAatgtgtgagcagcagagtgaacTGCCTGGAATTTCTTTAATCTTTGTAAgattttgtgtgaaaaacatgttgaataCTCAGTTTCAGAGTTGTAGGAATCTTTAGCTT encodes:
- the LOC115401858 gene encoding uncharacterized protein LOC115401858, giving the protein MKMDDEDIHCLKDRGKVKADTVWQWRILHAKKYSTHPDPFFYSNKIGLNFNVASSSRPKLNSPFVPNGVILEVCEFARTINKSSMHFIPNILENNFDLGFENEQQRIDFTAQIQHKLEELVRKPVTDKNEVFALFDTWKTEGSNNGLNKATRTHKPQSFFMEIEIISELEQLLKCSSEKETEEISGSHTDGGDRKDNTDCSGTEMKEVVNADIPLLLFSSCENIGLNLGTGTKQSLDPGLLTERVMFELLDFARVLTASFTSIVVNVLEHNFELDLKSQERRNEVWLLISQMLKRGKQMAASNTNFIPEFENEPFFFERNPLKRAYVPALSTVETLLSEETKRQKLDFSASQEKMPPSVTKFIMKKDQEQLNENVNKKSLSHNTELCSGTEEEDEHCHMCPVEDDVDSESIGIQNSTGCDMSTESLSRLSKQSHATTDGSCNASTLNTDLTPPSDFQPKKTLVQGNGETQIPRNVPNDCGIDQEREIDSSLWKLRASRVNQILLTLDKDQSRLISVRNLGVEFDVGFGPKQHLSLDDLTSPVLFELAQFALAMNSSQQEFILEILENNFDLCLQSERHQKTFMCEVMKRVRELQKCEDAVKFSKEGFELPVSVSPVDSVYQSSVIAEPSPMSNIGYCEGRPVCGPNSHAEAGVDLPSEPESVSEDDMDLYPFCKDIGLRLQAECRRSTGKVAINKLTKGAMTEVVKFAETLCGAFEEICMDVLRHNFDLESMDSYLATTIFAQVVVATKLKNLSDNFSCRIMKHSMADPSILMHGRKPSDTEAHNNPNLLLWMLRENHVKHILSVLHGDQCPLYSYSRCKKLGLDFNVGSGVKRSLDPKCLTNGIMVELATFAKTLQLSENDFMTEILEFNFDLNFNNELHRSAFTKQLSADVFQLISRNKKFPLKNKQHFELPDLRCLEECTPDCPKCYQDRIETCFQDESESDHMPHVRPHNITDESRAHICTQPKFAKIPVSNFSSAEILTKPYHHSKEAGLSLCVDRDHPKEKLDLHVLTEEVMLDVYHFAQKLCGAETEIIHDVLEHNFNLTQNHIKDLTRHFCDRMRANIEQLAWFNEVVDLDKAISKVPQNNGVSCSEKVSSCEGASHFMATNDLPSSPVNTDVSSPSSDVPEEVMMQESETEEETLKTETNMWKFRSYYVTKIVHAFSKELSPYWLVGHFEFDVGSGPPKNKSSDKVTSSVLYRVVHFALALSSSQQNVLVDILEYNFNLGLQSEYQKITFAHEVMKRVQELLARDDRDNVLKEVFVLPGSLSFSNVKCESDDSVDSEPETSQTASDLYPFCKKIGLKLNVSFCHPDKKLELHKLTNGAVIEVVNFAEKLCGSYEQICVDVLRHNFDLDSQISDSDLAQNILSQVPFAIEETNFRYFCRKTKFVTRINLNVMDSQTNASPQTCTTSSVKAEMNQSASQPGDVEAQNDPYLLLWKLRANRVQQILSVPHKDQCPLYSYSRCKTFGIDFDVGSGLKRRLDPKLLTNGIICELFTFATELGSSMKHFMTEILEYNFNLHFNNTLHRSAFANSLMEKVKIMNRIPPTLRWISLFDLPDERLIQEVAPFYTNCPVDLSHTMMNVVSADANHEKIAANAPMSTFPATEVITKQYHFSKKAGLSLCVDKAHPKVKLDKGALTCQVMQDVYSFSKKLCGTKLQTVNDILEHNLDLDKKIHVDNIASLFFSRLYLYKGDPAWFHEVLDIKQSPKEKVKLRDPPPVLSRERFDLFQKRKQDMQKVTDISSESQNNSVGQHHLAECQSGEDYMCPLEEDIDSENDVDDNQCVSQARWDFSSGAQMNDVGKHHLTTSDAALTSKVDTPMSSQSQPNECQLEGDEDKHVPISWQNGCIINHNMDPELKFGNCGPTI